In one window of Strigops habroptila isolate Jane unplaced genomic scaffold, bStrHab1.2.pri NW_022045584.1_ctg1, whole genome shotgun sequence DNA:
- the RPL13A gene encoding 60S ribosomal protein L13a produces MAEPRVLVIDGRGHLLGRLAAIVAKQVLLGRRVVVVRCEGINISGNFYRNKLKFLAFLRKRMNTNPSRGPYHFRAPSRIFWRTVRGMLPHKTKRGQAALERLKVFDGIPPPYDKRKRMVVPAALKIIRLKPTRKFAYLGRLAHEVGWKYQAVTAALEEKRKEKAKLRYNKKKKLMSLRRRAERNVEAKTAPFTAVLRQHGLLL; encoded by the exons ATGGCGGAGCCGCGG GTTCTGGTGATCGATGGGCGCGGGCACCTGCTGGGGCGGTTGGCGGCGATCGTGGCCAAGCAAGTGCTGCTAG GCCGCCGCGTGGTCGTGGTTCGCTGCGAAGGCATCAACATCTCTGGCAACTTCTACCGCAACAAAC TGAAGTTCTTGGCCTTCCTTCGCAAGCGCATGAACACCAACCCCTCCCGGGGGCCCTACCACTTCCGAGCCCCCAGCCGCATCTTCTGGCGCACAGTGAGAG GGATGCTGCCCCATAAGACCAAGCGGGGGCAGGCGGCGCTCGAGAGGCTGAAGGTGTTCGATGGGATCCCCCCCCCGTATGACAAG cgCAAGCGCATGGTGGTTCCGGCTGCGCTCAAGATCATCCGCCTCAAACCCACTCGCAAG tTTGCCTACCTGGGCCGCTTGGCACATGAAGTGGGCTGGAAGTACCAAGCGGTGACGGCGGCgctggaggagaagaggaaggagaaggcgAAGCTGCGCTACAACAAGAAGAAGAAGTTGATG AGCCTGCGGCGTCGGGCTGAGCGCAACGTGGAGGCGAAGACAGCGCCGttcacagcagtgctgaggCAGCATGGGCTGCTCCTGTGA